In one Chloroflexota bacterium genomic region, the following are encoded:
- the cas3 gene encoding CRISPR-associated helicase Cas3', with amino-acid sequence MIGYETDLTPTRFQAQAQEKLKKGNSLLLVAPTGLGKTFAVTADIRDAPRKTVYSVPLRALGHDIRKEISALKRDEKPIRAVIHHGDVQESVLFSEEVVVTTYDQVVCGVPGLPLSLPLKAGHAVAGALLMSRLILDEVHLAWGISEQALSILLAIIDFRRRLGLQTVVLTATLQKEVAQQIAERLSLELMVVGSDDTTDDEGLQLRESNRKVEVSTLELKTTQKTGGKKQLDYKPLDDRLKLCTSKCIYFANTVERLQETYDRLIAGGIDPDRIIVLHNRMPRNWRTEAEEKVHQCFGKGSPNGSWILLTNQVAEAGLNISAPQVISDPAPVDTLVQRAGRCARWFRKGETKGEFVVITAPKAEMEERKHGLELPYRPDFVRAAIKSLPNGLLSWAVEQEWINKAWGGDPKKAKKSVERSLNETTFALNLFDRAAQQHSPGEIASIFREIVSVEAAVYGPSLDHNWQNMLDEGQRPETSSISLGRAWSLLREARGKAKVIRYEEGETKIKPADYVQTGDVVIVPSTIAYLHRVKGLCFGDSSQDNGAILSSEWRPISKREQTYPQKRGRQTLLEHTKGVMRGTYERLGSDGAYRRALAKIIQTLEPQKDSEEVVNAIAQIATLVAGFHDLGKADWKWQVRAREIDPECPVGLIGRTAKRAEHIGLPHTPPGYLACLRACELIGFPPSVNYLIRAIALASARHHSSLLNPATVNYEFDPSPMASDFITSVLQEVNVSTEAKERAKEILEAGKQKPANVVVPLLLPNDDLFPIYALVGRAILMADREDAAGRELEQWRVTL; translated from the coding sequence GAAGGGCAACAGCCTACTGTTGGTTGCCCCAACAGGTCTAGGAAAGACTTTTGCTGTAACTGCCGATATCAGGGACGCACCGCGAAAAACGGTATATTCGGTCCCACTGCGAGCCTTAGGACATGACATTAGAAAAGAGATTTCCGCGCTCAAGAGAGACGAGAAACCAATCAGAGCAGTAATCCATCACGGAGACGTTCAGGAGAGTGTGCTTTTCAGCGAAGAAGTGGTCGTTACCACTTATGATCAGGTAGTCTGTGGAGTCCCCGGATTGCCCTTGAGTCTTCCTTTGAAGGCTGGGCATGCTGTTGCTGGAGCTCTTTTGATGTCGCGCTTGATCCTAGATGAGGTTCATCTCGCCTGGGGGATATCTGAGCAAGCTTTGTCAATTCTGCTGGCAATAATCGACTTCCGAAGAAGGCTCGGTCTGCAAACTGTGGTGCTCACCGCTACCCTGCAGAAAGAGGTGGCGCAACAAATAGCCGAACGATTAAGCTTGGAATTGATGGTCGTTGGTAGCGATGACACAACCGATGATGAAGGATTGCAACTGCGTGAAAGCAATCGGAAGGTGGAGGTATCCACGCTGGAACTCAAAACGACACAAAAGACCGGCGGAAAAAAGCAGCTTGACTACAAGCCACTAGATGACAGATTGAAGCTATGCACGAGTAAATGCATCTATTTTGCTAACACTGTGGAACGTCTTCAAGAAACGTATGACAGGCTAATCGCGGGTGGCATAGACCCTGATAGGATAATTGTCCTCCACAATCGCATGCCTCGCAACTGGCGAACCGAAGCTGAAGAGAAAGTTCACCAGTGTTTCGGCAAGGGCAGCCCAAATGGAAGTTGGATATTATTGACAAACCAAGTAGCCGAGGCTGGCTTGAACATATCAGCACCACAGGTCATTTCTGATCCAGCCCCCGTAGACACGTTAGTGCAGCGTGCAGGGAGGTGTGCCCGCTGGTTCCGTAAAGGTGAGACCAAGGGTGAGTTCGTGGTTATTACCGCACCTAAGGCTGAGATGGAAGAAAGGAAGCACGGACTCGAACTTCCTTACAGGCCCGACTTTGTTCGTGCAGCCATAAAATCGCTGCCGAACGGATTATTGAGTTGGGCAGTCGAACAAGAGTGGATCAATAAGGCATGGGGTGGCGACCCCAAAAAGGCAAAAAAGTCTGTGGAGCGTTCTCTCAATGAGACAACTTTTGCTCTGAACTTGTTTGATCGCGCCGCCCAACAGCACAGCCCAGGTGAAATTGCGAGCATCTTTCGCGAAATCGTATCTGTTGAGGCAGCGGTTTATGGCCCGTCACTTGATCATAATTGGCAGAACATGCTCGATGAAGGTCAACGTCCAGAAACGTCGTCGATTTCCCTTGGACGTGCCTGGAGCTTACTCCGCGAAGCGAGAGGTAAGGCAAAAGTTATTCGCTACGAGGAAGGGGAAACCAAGATCAAACCTGCTGATTATGTGCAAACTGGTGACGTCGTAATTGTTCCTTCTACAATTGCCTATCTGCACCGGGTAAAAGGTCTTTGCTTCGGGGACAGCTCCCAGGACAACGGTGCAATCTTAAGTAGTGAATGGCGACCTATCTCAAAAAGAGAGCAAACTTATCCACAAAAGCGCGGGCGGCAAACTCTCTTGGAACATACCAAAGGGGTTATGCGAGGAACATATGAACGGCTAGGCTCTGATGGTGCCTATCGGAGAGCATTGGCAAAGATCATTCAAACACTAGAGCCTCAAAAAGATTCGGAGGAGGTGGTTAATGCAATCGCTCAAATAGCAACGCTTGTGGCAGGATTTCATGATCTTGGCAAGGCTGACTGGAAATGGCAAGTAAGAGCACGTGAAATTGATCCCGAATGCCCTGTTGGGCTTATTGGGCGAACCGCCAAGAGAGCAGAACACATCGGTCTCCCCCACACGCCACCTGGTTATCTCGCTTGTCTCCGAGCTTGTGAACTGATAGGATTTCCACCTTCTGTCAACTACCTAATCAGGGCTATTGCCCTGGCGTCAGCTCGACATCATTCTAGCTTGTTGAATCCAGCCACGGTTAACTACGAATTTGATCCTTCACCAATGGCATCAGACTTTATCACAAGTGTGCTCCAAGAAGTAAACGTGTCTACAGAGGCCAAAGAGAGGGCAAAAGAAATCTTGGAGGCAGGAAAGCAAAAACCAGCAAATGTCGTGGTCCCTTTGCTCTTGCCTAACGATGATCTTTTCCCCATTTATGCCTTGGTGGGACGTGCTATCCTGATGGCAGACCGTGAGGATGCAGCGGGAAGAGAACTTGAGCAATGGAGAGTGACATTGTGA